One window from the genome of Salvia miltiorrhiza cultivar Shanhuang (shh) chromosome 7, IMPLAD_Smil_shh, whole genome shotgun sequence encodes:
- the LOC130991467 gene encoding protein NUCLEOLAR FACTOR 1-like produces the protein MDGVMIFVSSYSEYVRLRNYLKSQSALVCLFGEYIKRNEISHVRGEFFRGEKKIMLYTERAHFYYRYKVFPKIKDSVQIRGVNNLIIYSLPERKEFYPQLTFWKSLIA, from the exons GATGGAGTGATGATTTTTGTCAGCTCTTACTCTGAGTATGTACGACTTAGGAATTATTTGAAATCTCAGTCTGCTTTAGTCTGCCTGTTTGGAGA GTATATAAAGCGAAATGAGATTTCTCATGTCAGGGGTGAGTTTTTTAGAggagaaaagaaaattatgcTCTACACTGAGCGAGCCCATTTCTATTACAGATACAAG GTCTTCCCCAAGATAAAGGATTCTGTTCAG ATTCGCGGTGTGAATAATTTGATAATTTACTCCTTGCCAGAGAGAAAAGAATTCTACCCACAG TTAACTTTCTGGAAGAGTCTGATAGCATGA
- the LOC130991460 gene encoding putative late blight resistance protein homolog R1B-16 has protein sequence MAYNLQSLITILQGILDPQQTRWILGPEKPQLQSLLQKASSLQQQILEKTPPLTKIPSLECQIRDVANEAEDIVESHMVERLLSMPEGVTPDVLLVTQKLDSLTQQVAELVEVERNKKPTGSSWSGASFSSSKSVVVGVDQDLKQLKDRLIGMQSKLEILPIVGMGGIGKTTLARTLYQDPLIVEHFSHLAWTTISQDYNMRSILLSLLRCINGSDYKHEGDGELKDILYRSLCGRRYMIVLDDIWSTKFWDEIRRCFPVNNNGSRIVITTRESDVAKYADSKSLHHQVQLLSESQSWDLLSQIVFGEEDWPHELQGIGEKIASDCGGLPLAINVIGGLLSKVERLKGVWENIGNDVRAAIAESDEQFSNILSLSYNHLPIHLKPCFLYMAAFPEDYEIEASGLIWKWVTEGFVKSNGDESLEEVAEDYLKSLVERNLVSVRSYDLYGKAETYNMHDLLRDLCIRKADDEKFLHVKNSPEVRFCNQLRRVSIHTSYRMEDDEYTSSSEMSLVRSFLLFVKLDRIVSPMVFTLRLLRVLDLLEMRKIEFPEEILQLVNLRYLAIDCESLPRSGISRLSNLQTLIAKLHDGSCPAELWEMSELRHLIMLGAYLRIEDDYMKKIVLKKLQTIQKMLLSPSVIRRGFLESIPNIKSLQICYEVESSSGKSEVVDLSHLHKLQTLSWISPFYQYLHVPKYPSTLRKLNLEDCVITPAATTALCALPNLEMLKIKLCIFKSNETEEEETNEEWEIAEGDEFSSLHFLQLHYLGLVRWKADETNFPRLRHLFIRGCWKLEEIPVGIGEIPTLQLIHLEYCSDSAEASAKQIQEEQQSEYGNYDLQLRVVSISRKRKERKMKTTQSGHI, from the exons ATGGCTTACAATCTTCAATCCCTCATCACCATCCTCCAAGGGATTCTTGATCCCCAACAAACACGCTGGATTCTTGGACCTGAGAAACCACAACTCCAATCCCTCCTCCAAAAAGCTTCTTCCCTGCAGCAGCAGATTCTCGAAAAAACTCCACCACTCACCAAAATACCAAGCTTGGAGTGCCAAATCAGAGACGTAGCAAATGAAGCAGAAGACATCGTTGAATCTCACATGGTTGAACGACTGCTCTCGATGCCTGAAGGCGTGACACCAGATGTACTGCTAGTGACACAAAAACTTGATTCTCTAACCCAACAAGTTGCGGAGCTCGTGGAGGTGGAGAGAAATAAGAAGCCGACTGGCAGCTCATGGAGTGGTGCTTCTTTCTCGAGTTCGAAGAGCGTCGTGGTGGGAGTTGATCAAGATCTGAAGCAGTTGAAGGATCGGCTGATCGGGATGCAGAGCAAGCTGGAGATCCTGCCCATCGTGGGTATGGGTGGTATAGGTAAAACCACTCTTGCTCGAACACTTTATCAAGATCCACTCATTGTTGAGCACTTTAGTCATCTTGCTTGGACCACAATTTCACAAGATTACAATATGCGCTCAATTCTATTAAGCCTTCTTCGTTGCATAAATGGATCAGACTATAAACATGAGGGAGATGGTGAGTTAAAAGATATCTTGTATAGGAGCTTGTGTGGTAGAAGATACATGATTGTATTAGATGATATTTGGAGCACCAAATTCTGGGATGAGATAAGGAGGTGCTTCCCGGTCAACAATAACGGGAGTCGGATTGTGATCACCACTAGGGAATCAGATGTCGCCAAATATGCAGACTCTAAGAGTCTGCATCATCAAGTGCAGTTGCTGAGCGAGTCTCAAAGTTGGGATCTTCTTAGCCAAATTGTGTTTGGAGAAGAGGATTGGCCTCATGAGTTACAAGGGATAGGGGAGAAGATTGCGAGTGATTGCGGTGGGCTTCCTCTGGCTATCAATGTGATTGGAGGGCTCTTGTCAAAGGTGGAAAGATTGAAAGGTGTTTGGGAGAATATTGGGAATGACGTAAGAGCTGCAATTGCTGAATCAGACGAGCAGTTCTCCAATATACTATCCCTAAGTTATAACCATCTACCGATTCACTTGAAACCATGTTTCCTCTATATGGCAGCATTCCCCGAAGATTATGAGATTGAGGCCTCAGGACTCATATGGAAATGGGTAACAGAAGGATTTGTGAAATCGAATGGAGATGAAAGTTTGGAGGAAGTGGCAGAGGATTATTTAAAGTCACTTGTAGAAAGGAATCTAGTTTCGGTTAGAAGTTATGATTTGTATGGAAAAGCAGAGACCTACAACATGCATGATCTTTTGAGAGATTTATGCATTAGGAAAGCTGATGATGAGAAGTTTCTACATGTCAAGAATTCTCCTGAGGTAAGATTCTGTAACCAGCTGCGTCGTGTGAGTATTCACACATCATATAGAATGGAAGATGATGAGTATACTTCTTCATCAGAGATGTCACTTGTTCGATCATTTCTACTATTTGTCAAGTTGGATCGGATTGTATCTCCCATGGTTTTCACATTAAGATTGCTTAGGGTGTTGGATTTATTGGAAATGCGTAAGATTGAGTTCCCGGAAGAAATATTACAACTTGTGAACTTACGCTACTTAGCTATCGATTGCGAGTCATTGCCAAGAAGTGGAATATCAAGATTGAGTAATTTGCAAACGTTGATTGCTAAGCTACACGATGGCTCTTGTCCAGCTGAGTTGTGGGAGATGTCTGAGTTAAGACATCTCATCATGTTGGGTGCATATCTCAGGATAGAAGATGATTACATGAAAAAAATTGTTCTGAAGAAGCTGCAGACGATACAGAAGATGTTGCTAAGTCCGTCAGTGATTAGAAGGGGTTTCTTGGAAAGCATTCCAAATATAAAAAGCTTGCAAATCTGTTATGAGGTTGAAAGCTCATCAGGGAAGAGTGAAGTAGTTGATCTGAGTCATCTTCACAAACTCCAAACATTAAGCTGGATTTCACCATTTTATCAATATCTGCACGTACCCAAATACCCATCTACTCTTAGAAAATTAAATCTAGAGGATTGTGTAATAACTCCCGCAGCGACGACGGCTCTGTGTGCACTACCGAATCTGGAAATGCTCAAGATAAAGTTGTGTATCTTCAAAAGCAATGagacagaagaagaagaaacaaatGAAGAGTGGGAAATAGCAGAAGGAGATGAATTCAGCTCATTGCATTTTCTACAACTCCATTATTTAGGATTGGTGCGTTGGAAAGCTGATGAAACCAACTTCCCTAGACTCCGCCATCTCTTTATACGAGGTTGTTGGAAGCTAGAGGAAATCCCCGTCGGCATTGGAGAAATCCCAACCCTCCAATTAATCCACTTAGAATATTGCAGTGATTCTGCAGAGGCCTCAGCGAAACAGATTCAGGAGGAGCAGCAATCTGAATACGGAAACTACGACCTCCAACTTCGTGTCGTCTCAATAAG CAGgaagagaaaagaaaggaagatgAAGACGACTCAAAGTGGCCACATTTGA